The proteins below are encoded in one region of Pomacea canaliculata isolate SZHN2017 linkage group LG7, ASM307304v1, whole genome shotgun sequence:
- the LOC112568723 gene encoding LOW QUALITY PROTEIN: uncharacterized protein LOC112568723 (The sequence of the model RefSeq protein was modified relative to this genomic sequence to represent the inferred CDS: deleted 2 bases in 1 codon), with the protein MTKNHFATLGVNIGAEEDEIKKAFRSLAKVWHPDKNKNPGAEEKFKEISAAYDYLQNKDRREILTRELTKKQEPSSGSYTQPTPTSNRENKGTETKPSQEPDTANKAGPSCFKENHKEGASKKKTHWSDSFRTGKSKKNARDTDWKPWNRDWTDGFDASTLLSAKFSAAFYDFQTFVDHLGEEFGPPASRGFQFTAFCSEEDPFEQGLGQRPRPQTFQKPKQPKAKSPTRCVAPEHGYAGGLDEQYLFSPRTSPNRADNLKGYEEDPIDDDALNDDNSKHKVFKDWQSSHEDILNRIRQDRKAYQAKLAQEASEEYPCEWCGRTFVLKTLDRHAPFCKEHVHRYGKPMNPRFYGANQDRGYFTNEKRHVLML; encoded by the exons ATGACAAAGAATCATTTTGCAACTCTAGGGGTGAATATTGGCGCTGAGGAAGATGAAATCAAGAAAGCTTTCCGTTCATTAGCCAAGGTATGGCATcctgacaaaaataagaatCCAGGTGCTGAAGAGAAATTCAAGGAAATTTCTGCTGCTTATGACtatctacaaaacaaagaccgCCGAGAGATACTGACGAGAGAACTGACTAAGAAACAAGAGCCTTCATCAGGGTCATACACACAACCAACACCAACTTCTAACAGGGAAAACAAAGGAACAGAAACAAAGCCTTCGCAAGAGCCTGATACTGCAAACAAAGCTGGTCCCAGTTGCTTCAAAGAGAACCATAAAGAAGGTGCtagcaaaaagaaaacccaTTGGTCAGATTCATTTCGGACAGGCAAAAGCAAGAAGAATGCACGGGACACAGACTGGAAACCATGGAACAGAGACTGGACAGATGGCTTTGATGCTTCTACCCTCCTT TCTGCAAAGTTTTCTGCTGCTTTCTATGATTTCCAGACTTTTGTCGACCATCTTGGAGAGGAATTTGGACCTCCTGCAAGCAGAGGATTCCAGTTTACAGCTTTCTGCAGTGAGGAGGACCCTTTTGAGCAAGGTTTGGGCCAGAGACCACGTCCTCAGACCTTCCAGAAACCAAAGCAACCAAAAGCAAAATCCCCAACCAGATGTGTTGCTCCAGAACATGGTTATGCAGGAGGTTTAGATGAACAGTATCTATTTTCTCCACGCACATCTCCAA ATAGAGCAGATAATTTAAAAGGTTACGAAGAAGACCCCATTGATGACGATGCACTTAATGATGACAACTCTAAGCACAAGGTGTTCAAGGACTGGCAATCTTCACATGAAGACATCCTCAACAGAATCAGACAGGACAGAAAAGCTTATCAAGCAAAGTTAGCACAAGAAGCTTCAG AAGAATATCCATGCGAATGGTGTGGACGTACTTTTGTACTGAAGACTCTTGACAGACATGCTCCCTTCTGCAAAGAGCATGTCCACCGATATGGGAAACCCATGAACCCACGTTTTTATGGTGCTAATCAAGACAGAGGATACTTCACAAATGAAAAGAGGCATGTATTAATGCTTTGA